A portion of the Meriones unguiculatus strain TT.TT164.6M chromosome 14, Bangor_MerUng_6.1, whole genome shotgun sequence genome contains these proteins:
- the LOC110544029 gene encoding vomeronasal type-2 receptor 116, translating into MLSLVFFSLILEFFLLLSMTHPKCFWRNEKKDGVVEDDCFFYIYTRQGPLVHDHFSENIDVQLTTKNIHLILSLYFAIKQINRDIHVLPNTSLIVTVACAKKKDLKITSIFSNRDVILPNYNCRRERRLLSVLTGPRWFSSVILGPLMYIFAVPQLHYGPFHPLLSDQEHCPYLYQMSPKDTFLTVAMTALVVYFSWNWVGLVVSDDDPGIQFLSELRGEMHRHRVCLAFVNMITENIQLYQKRTAKYNNQIMMSSAKVIIIYGDTDTLTIHFRLWQHLGIQRLWITTSQWDMTTNRGDSPFNSFHGIFIFSHRHSEISGFKKFIQTEHPSNYNKDTSLARLWWMYFNCSLSAHCKTLKNCSTKLLLEWLSRHQFEVSMRETSYNLYNAVYAVAGALHEVLVQQIEHWPRNTGKGLEIYSWQMAPFLKNNELTNPSGYQFNKNHKGKLNTEYDILYGMNFLPGLGLKVKIGKFSKHFLHGQQLYMTEDMIEWALDVRQIPHSVCSMPCGVGFQKSLQKGKAVCCFDCTPCPDNEISNMTGMDQCVKCPNDQYANTEQTDCLKKVMDFLAYEDPLGMTLACLALCFSALTAVVLSVFLKHKGTPIVKANNQVLSYVLLISLIFCFLCSLFFIGHPQMATCILQQTTFAVVFTVAVSTILAKTVTVIMAFKIIDPRKKMRWVLVSGAPNYIIPVCTIIQLIFCGTWLATSPPFVDTDSYFEHGHIIIVCNKGSVIAFYCVLGYLGLLALGSFTVAFLARNLPDKFNEAKFLTFSMLVFCSVWITFLPVYHSTKGKATVVVEIFSILASSAGLLVCIFAPKCIIILFRPEISSVRKFSDTRSKTENSP; encoded by the exons ATTGACAACCAAGAACATCCACTTGATTTTGTCTCTATATTttgcaataaaacaaataaacagggaCATTCATGTTTTACCCAATACTTCTCTGATAGTTACGGTCGCGTGTGCTAAAAAGAAAGATCTGAAAATAACTAGCATATTCTCAAACAGAGATGTAATTCTTCCTAACTACAACTGTAGACGAGAAAGAAGATTGTTAAGTGTACTTACAGGACCAAGGTGGTTTTCATCTGTTATACTTGGGCCACTCATGTACATCTTTGCAGTACCACAG cttcACTATGGGCCATTTCATCCTCTCCTGAGTGACCAGGAACACTGTCCTTATCTGTACCAGATGTCTCCAAAGGACACTTTTCTGACTGTGGCCATGACGGCCTTGGTGGTTTATTTTAGCTGGAATTGGGTAGGACTAGTTGTTTCAGATGATGACCCAGGCATTCAATTTCTCTCTGAATTGAGAGGAGAGATGCACAGACACAGAGTCTGTTTAGCCTTTGTGAATATGATCACAGAAAATATACAGTTATACCAGAAAAGAACTGCAAAGTATAATAACCAGATCATGATGTCATCAGCAAAAGTTATTATCATTTATGGGGACACAGACACTCTAACGATACACTTTAGACTATGGCAACATTTAGGCATTCAGAGACTCTGGATCACCACCTCACAGTGGGACATGACTACAAATAGAGGAGACTCCCCATTCAACTCCTTCCAcgggattttcattttttcacaTCGTCATTCTGAGATTTCTGGTTTTAAAAAATTCATCCAGACAGAGCACCCTTCCAACTACAATAAAGATACTTCCCTTGCCAGGTTATGGTGGATGTATTTTAACTGTTCATTGTCAGCTCATTGTAAGACACTGAAAAATTGTTCAACCAAACTCCTACTAGAATGGTTATCTAGGCACCAGTTTGAAGTGTCCATGAGAGAGACAAGTTACAACTTATACAATGCTGTTTATGCTGTGGCTGGTGCACTTCATGAAGTACTTGTTCAACAAATAGAACATTGGCCAAGGAATACTGGGAAAGGACTTGAAATTTACTCCTGGCAG ATGGCCCCTTTTCTAAAGAATAACGAACTTACAAATCCTTCTGGATATCAGTTCAACAAGAAtcataaaggaaaactgaataCAGAATATGACATTCTCTACGGTATGAATTTTCTACCAGGTCTTGGACTTAAGGTGAAAATAGGAAAATTTTCCAAACATTTCCTGCATGGTCAGCAATTATATATGACTGAAGACATGATAGAGTGGGCCCTGGACGTTAGACAG ATACCACATTCAGTATGCAGTATGCCCTGCGGTGTAGGATTCCAAAAATCCCTTCAGAAAGGAAAGGCTGTCTGCTGTTTTGATTGTACCCCATGTCCAGATAATGAAATTTCCAACATGACAG GCATGGATCAATGTGTGAAGTGTCCAAATGATCAGTATGCCAACACAGAACAAACTGACTGTCTAAAAAAAGTCATGGATTTTTTGGCTTATGAAGACCCCTTGGGAATGACTTTGGCCTGTTTGGCCCTGTGCTTCTCTGCTCTTACTGCTGTTGTGCTCAGTGTCTTTTTGAAGCACAAAGGCACTCCCATTGTCAAGGCCAATAATCAAGTCCTCAGCTATGTTCTGCTTATCTCcctcatattttgttttctatgttCCTTGTTCTTCATTGGCCATCCCCAGATGGCTACCTGCATCCTACAGCAGACCACATTTGCAGTGGTGTTCACTGTAGCTGTTTCCACTATTTTGGCCAAAACAGTTACTGTAATAATGGCCTTCAAGATCATTGATCCAAGAAAAAAGATGAGATGGGTATTAGTATCAGGGGCACCTAACTATATCATTCCTGTCTGCACTATAATCCAACTGATTTTTTGTGGAACCTGGCTAGCAACATCTCCTCCATTTGTTGACACTGATTCATATTTTGAGCATGGCCACATCATTATTGTCTGCAACAAGGGTTCAGTTATTGCCTTCTACTGTGTCCTTGGTTACTTGGGTTTACTGGCCCTGGGGAGTTTCACCGTAGCCTTCCTGGCCAGGAATCTGCCTGATAAATTCAATGaagccaagttcctgacattcagcatgctggtgttctgtaGTGTGTGGATCACTTTTCTCCCTGTCTACCACAGCACCAAGGGAAAGGCAACAGTGGTTGTGGAGATTTTTTCTATCTTGGCTTCCAGTGCAGGGttgcttgtttgtatttttgcTCCAAAGTGCATAATAATTTTGTTCAGACCAGAGATAAGTTCTGTACGAAAGTTCAGTGACACACGTTCTAAAACTGAAAATTCTCCTTAA